From Helicobacter ganmani, one genomic window encodes:
- a CDS encoding methionine-R-sulfoxide reductase has protein sequence MYRKLTKEEQRVILHKGTEAPFSGEFENFFETGIYHCKQCNQALYDSASKFHSGCGWASFDDCLQGAITEQLDADGRRIEITCAKCGGHLGHIFAGEGFTPKNIRHCVNSIAITFEKSSPQ, from the coding sequence ATGTATAGAAAATTAACCAAAGAAGAACAGCGTGTGATATTACATAAAGGCACGGAAGCACCTTTTAGCGGAGAATTTGAAAATTTTTTTGAAACAGGAATCTATCACTGCAAACAATGCAATCAAGCCTTGTATGATTCTGCAAGCAAATTTCATAGTGGCTGTGGTTGGGCGAGTTTTGACGATTGTTTGCAAGGAGCAATTACAGAGCAATTAGACGCAGATGGCAGGAGAATAGAAATCACTTGCGCAAAATGTGGCGGGCATTTAGGGCACATTTTTGCAGGGGAAGGATTTACGCCAAAGAATATTCGCCATTGCGTCAATTCTATTGCAATTACTTTTGAAAAAAGCTCCCCCCAATAA
- the nadD gene encoding nicotinate (nicotinamide) nucleotide adenylyltransferase, with product MQRKFACFGGSFDPPHFGHLRIIESVLNAKEIDKLFLVPNFLNPFKSHFYFSPKLRLEWLRILCKESLKVWADKIEILDYEVRQNAPIPTYQTLQFIQQTYSLTPKDKMYLLVGADNVESLHKWQNFDWLQNNVEFVIIPRKGFRIPQNFQTLPFCAMDISSTQIRNKLACSDFVELSRLIPQPILELILKEINCKKIDKK from the coding sequence ATGCAGCGCAAGTTTGCTTGCTTTGGTGGTTCTTTTGACCCACCACATTTTGGGCATTTACGCATTATAGAATCTGTTTTAAATGCAAAGGAGATAGATAAATTATTCCTCGTGCCAAATTTTTTAAATCCTTTTAAGAGTCATTTCTATTTTTCTCCCAAATTGCGCCTAGAATGGCTTAGGATTCTATGTAAAGAATCCTTGAAAGTCTGGGCAGACAAAATAGAAATATTGGACTATGAAGTGCGTCAAAATGCTCCTATTCCGACTTATCAAACTTTGCAATTTATCCAACAAACCTATTCTCTAACCCCAAAAGACAAAATGTATTTGCTTGTTGGTGCGGATAATGTAGAATCTTTGCATAAATGGCAAAATTTTGATTGGCTTCAAAACAATGTAGAATTTGTTATAATTCCACGCAAAGGCTTTAGGATTCCGCAAAATTTTCAAACTTTGCCATTTTGCGCAATGGATATAAGTTCCACGCAAATTCGCAATAAGTTAGCTTGTAGTGATTTTGTGGAGTTGTCTCGTCTGATTCCACAGCCTATTTTGGAATTAATATTAAAGGAAATAAATTGCAAGAAAATAGACAAAAAATGA
- the rsfS gene encoding ribosome silencing factor — MQENRQKMIAEICQIIEEKKGENIEVFNLEKTDYFVDFVVIATALIDRHAMALLEELKKQLKAKGESFFHIDEENPDWIVIDLGDIIIHLFTENQRKKFNLEEFLQKLLQENERKEKNV; from the coding sequence TTGCAAGAAAATAGACAAAAAATGATTGCAGAAATTTGTCAAATCATAGAAGAAAAAAAAGGAGAAAACATTGAAGTTTTTAACCTTGAAAAAACAGATTATTTTGTGGATTTTGTCGTAATTGCCACAGCACTGATTGACCGACACGCAATGGCACTTTTAGAAGAGCTTAAAAAACAGCTGAAAGCAAAGGGTGAAAGTTTTTTCCATATTGATGAGGAGAATCCGGATTGGATTGTTATAGATTTGGGTGATATTATCATTCATTTATTTACAGAGAATCAACGCAAAAAATTTAATTTAGAAGAGTTTTTGCAAAAATTACTTCAAGAAAATGAAAGAAAAGAAAAAAATGTATAG